One genomic segment of Clostridium estertheticum subsp. estertheticum includes these proteins:
- a CDS encoding IS607 family transposase, translating to MHEYVSITKAAQIIGVTPKTMRVWDNEGVLKSYKTPKGHRRYSLDEIESLALGRVSNVVNIDNKVYIYSRVSTRKQCESGNLDRQTQRLQKYCLDKDYEVVEIYNEVDSGLNDRRPKLSKMLSNLDSVSKIIVEYPDRLARFGLNYLILMLKNIGITVEFVEDAKSKSINEDMTKDIISIITCFSAKLYGARGRRKVKKTLDELAMPKLIEKAVNVIEGDSKMSTL from the coding sequence ATGCATGAATATGTAAGTATAACAAAAGCTGCTCAAATAATAGGTGTAACACCTAAAACTATGAGAGTATGGGACAATGAAGGTGTGCTTAAAAGTTATAAAACACCAAAAGGTCATAGAAGGTACTCTTTAGATGAAATTGAGTCATTAGCACTGGGAAGAGTATCTAATGTTGTTAATATAGATAATAAGGTTTATATATATTCAAGAGTTTCAACAAGAAAACAATGTGAAAGTGGTAATTTAGATAGACAAACACAAAGATTACAAAAATATTGTTTAGATAAAGATTATGAAGTTGTTGAAATCTATAACGAAGTTGATTCTGGTCTTAACGATAGAAGACCCAAGCTAAGTAAAATGCTATCTAATTTGGACAGCGTAAGTAAAATAATAGTTGAATATCCAGATAGATTAGCTAGATTTGGTTTGAATTATCTAATTTTAATGCTAAAAAACATAGGTATTACCGTGGAGTTTGTCGAAGATGCTAAAAGTAAATCTATAAATGAGGATATGACCAAAGATATTATAAGTATAATAACATGTTTTTCTGCTAAATTATATGGTGCTAGAGGTCGAAGAAAAGTAAAAAAAACCTTAGATGAACTAGCCATGCCTAAATTAATAGAAAAGGCGGTGAATGTAATTGAAGGCGACTCTAAGATGTCTACTTTATAA
- a CDS encoding GrpB family protein, with protein MGKELSEMALKELWELFPIILKKHNTDYKEWYETEKQKLLSRIDRKDISRINHIGSTSVEGLIAKPTVDILLEIDNEINIE; from the coding sequence ATGGGAAAAGAATTGTCAGAAATGGCGCTGAAAGAATTGTGGGAGTTATTCCCGATAATATTAAAAAAACATAATACAGATTATAAAGAGTGGTATGAAACTGAAAAACAAAAACTTTTAAGTCGTATTGATAGAAAAGATATTAGCCGGATTAATCATATAGGAAGTACTTCGGTTGAAGGTTTGATTGCTAAGCCAACAGTCGATATTTTGTTGGAAATAGATAATGAAATCAATATTGAATAA
- a CDS encoding class I SAM-dependent methyltransferase, with product MDNEKILDQNSKSWDIIADDWFGVTALPTYGPFTPKEDELNLFEDVSGKYVLDIGCGSGHSLCYMGEKGASELWGIDISSTQIKSAKDVLNKSGYSQKLFVSPMENNPGIPLNYFDIVYSIYALGWTIDLEKTISMVSNYLKPGGIFIFSWDNPLMQCLEAKDDKIFFNCSYMEEELINMKKGGQQMSLYNWKLSTYINALSNAGMKVERLIEKTDTETLNHAANFSEKYYSAFKAKIIPMSFIIKAIKL from the coding sequence ATGGATAATGAAAAAATATTAGACCAAAACAGTAAGAGTTGGGATATCATAGCTGATGATTGGTTTGGAGTAACAGCGCTTCCTACTTATGGCCCATTTACTCCTAAAGAGGATGAATTAAATTTATTTGAAGATGTCTCAGGTAAATATGTATTAGATATAGGGTGCGGTAGTGGTCATTCGCTGTGTTATATGGGTGAAAAGGGTGCATCCGAATTGTGGGGAATTGATATTTCATCAACACAGATAAAAAGTGCTAAAGATGTTCTTAATAAAAGCGGTTACTCACAAAAGCTTTTTGTTTCACCAATGGAAAATAATCCTGGGATACCATTAAATTATTTTGATATTGTTTACTCAATATATGCTTTAGGTTGGACTATTGATTTGGAAAAGACAATAAGTATGGTATCTAATTATCTTAAACCAGGTGGGATATTCATTTTTAGTTGGGATAACCCACTTATGCAGTGTTTAGAAGCAAAGGATGACAAGATTTTTTTTAATTGCTCGTATATGGAGGAAGAATTAATAAATATGAAAAAAGGTGGACAACAGATGTCGCTTTATAATTGGAAGTTATCAACATACATAAATGCACTTTCAAACGCAGGGATGAAGGTGGAAAGATTAATTGAGAAAACGGACACAGAAACACTTAATCATGCTGCTAATTTTTCAGAAAAATATTATTCAGCTTTTAAAGCTAAGATTATACCAATGTCATTTATTATAAAGGCTATAAAATTATAA
- a CDS encoding DNA topology modulation protein → MSSIGRKIMIIGSPGSGKSTFSMKLSKITGIPLIHLDKEFWNNGWIETPRTEWVRKQKKLVSGDEWIVDGNYGGTIDIRLEKADTIIYFKLSRVVCLLSYFKRVITNLGKIRPDMPEGCPEKFDFEFMKYIWNFSNKPGQINIDKLEKNNKQVIVFKNRRQSKQYIIEILNGIN, encoded by the coding sequence ATGAGTAGTATAGGAAGAAAAATAATGATTATAGGTTCACCAGGTAGTGGCAAAAGTACATTCTCGATGAAGTTGTCAAAAATCACGGGTATTCCTCTTATTCATCTTGATAAAGAGTTTTGGAATAATGGATGGATTGAAACCCCTAGGACTGAATGGGTGAGAAAGCAAAAGAAGTTAGTATCAGGAGATGAATGGATAGTAGATGGTAACTATGGGGGTACTATAGATATTCGTCTTGAAAAGGCTGATACAATAATATATTTTAAATTAAGTAGAGTTGTTTGCTTATTGAGTTACTTTAAACGGGTTATAACAAATTTAGGTAAAATAAGACCTGATATGCCAGAGGGTTGCCCTGAAAAGTTTGATTTTGAATTTATGAAGTATATTTGGAATTTCTCTAATAAACCAGGTCAAATAAATATTGATAAACTTGAAAAAAATAATAAACAGGTAATAGTATTCAAAAATAGAAGACAATCAAAACAGTATATTATAGAAATTTTAAATGGAATAAATTAA
- a CDS encoding MerR family transcriptional regulator, translating to MKISEFAKRAGVTVKTLLYYDKIGLLKPSQKTDCGYRIYCEKDFLVLQQITTLKFIGLSLSEIRKILHETEANLENMIIIQKKALEEKKKHIESVITVFNKAENQIKENGFLEVDKLIDIIKITNMENKVIEQYKTDENLNLRGNLHSYNTNKTDWNTWCFNQMKIPTKARILELGCGTGELWSKNSHNINEEWTITLSDFSKGMLSSTKNRLDLVDGNFLYEEINAQNIPYEDESFDVVIARHMLYFVPDITKAISEIKRVLVKGGLFYATTNSGEAMAELNELVKNFDCSMGLHDNGMCNRFDLECGQLLLKEYFSEVKVGTFEGKIIVDNAEPVVAYKASSIKGSSVLMGEKKREFTKYVGDYIKEKGKLTITTKSCIFKAKK from the coding sequence TTGAAAATCAGCGAGTTTGCTAAAAGAGCAGGAGTAACTGTAAAGACGTTACTGTATTATGATAAAATCGGATTATTGAAACCATCACAAAAAACTGACTGTGGATATAGAATTTATTGCGAAAAAGATTTTTTGGTACTTCAACAAATTACTACTTTAAAATTTATTGGTCTATCTTTAAGTGAGATAAGAAAGATTTTGCATGAAACAGAAGCAAATTTAGAAAATATGATCATTATTCAAAAGAAAGCTTTAGAAGAAAAGAAAAAACATATAGAATCAGTTATAACTGTCTTTAACAAGGCCGAGAACCAAATAAAAGAAAATGGATTCTTAGAGGTTGATAAACTAATTGATATTATCAAGATAACTAATATGGAAAATAAGGTAATTGAGCAGTATAAGACTGATGAAAATCTTAATTTAAGGGGTAATCTTCATAGTTATAATACAAATAAGACAGATTGGAATACCTGGTGCTTTAATCAAATGAAAATCCCCACTAAAGCCAGAATACTGGAACTTGGATGTGGAACGGGGGAGTTGTGGAGTAAAAATAGTCATAATATAAATGAGGAATGGACAATAACTTTATCAGATTTTTCTAAAGGTATGCTAAGTAGCACAAAAAATAGATTGGACTTAGTAGATGGTAATTTCTTATATGAGGAGATTAATGCACAAAATATTCCTTATGAAGATGAAAGTTTTGATGTAGTCATAGCACGACATATGCTTTATTTTGTACCAGATATTACGAAAGCTATATCCGAAATAAAGAGAGTTCTTGTTAAAGGTGGCTTGTTTTATGCAACTACTAACTCGGGCGAAGCTATGGCCGAATTAAATGAACTTGTAAAAAACTTTGATTGTAGTATGGGATTGCATGATAATGGAATGTGCAATAGGTTTGATTTGGAATGTGGACAACTGTTGCTAAAAGAATATTTTAGTGAAGTTAAGGTGGGTACTTTTGAAGGGAAAATAATAGTAGATAATGCTGAACCAGTGGTAGCTTATAAAGCTTCTTCTATAAAGGGGAGTTCGGTACTTATGGGGGAAAAGAAGCGTGAGTTTACAAAGTATGTAGGAGATTATATTAAAGAAAAAGGAAAGTTAACAATAACTACAAAATCGTGTATTTTTAAAGCAAAGAAATGA
- a CDS encoding IS200/IS605 family accessory protein TnpB-related protein, whose protein sequence is MKATLRCLLYNPSNEDFDLISDMMNHFCKAKHFAYKRLEENRFTEGFKIHELSKIVSENYGLNSRQSKDAVEQARQTMISQVQLLNLRITEYEGKVEKLLKKFDKGVKLEQRHGLITKLDKRLRKLCTYLTHKTNNTLPSVIFGGKENFYNRCKGTISKEDYQLRRNNQFVSRGDKTKKGNPNLRIVIKDTNIYLEITTLESTTKETRLKSDGSVTKSKITYKKILTPIYIPQKLSKKTGKINGFNYKNKLLMQVVNENPYQVELLLRDGKIYAHVTFELEKTEVTNNCHNFIIGIDTNPDGLALTMIDNKGNYKWHYYLKNTELLTASSTRRVNLCGELAKSVVWASKTYGCGIAVEDLKFINDKDVHSKIARKTSQFCYRLILTMLESACYKNGVEFIKVKPQYTSKIGLYKYCHQYGMDVHNGAAMVIARRSYGFKEKVPKLYKGFFKPIPIIKDGKLTYTNTTYSNEWSNWFNVSARFKMILQKDCYPGFVIKNRKDIRDMILA, encoded by the coding sequence TTGAAGGCGACTCTAAGATGTCTACTTTATAATCCAAGTAACGAAGACTTTGACTTAATAAGTGACATGATGAATCATTTTTGCAAAGCTAAGCATTTTGCTTATAAGCGTCTTGAAGAAAATAGATTTACAGAAGGTTTTAAAATCCATGAATTGAGTAAAATTGTTTCTGAAAACTACGGTTTAAATTCAAGGCAATCTAAAGATGCTGTGGAACAAGCTAGACAAACAATGATTTCCCAGGTACAGCTATTAAATTTAAGAATAACAGAATATGAAGGCAAAGTAGAAAAACTTCTTAAGAAATTTGATAAAGGAGTTAAGTTAGAACAAAGACATGGTCTAATAACTAAATTAGATAAAAGGCTTAGAAAACTTTGTACTTATTTAACTCACAAAACAAATAATACGTTACCTTCAGTTATATTTGGAGGCAAAGAAAATTTCTACAACCGTTGCAAGGGTACAATATCTAAGGAAGACTATCAATTACGTAGAAATAATCAATTTGTTTCTCGTGGTGATAAAACTAAGAAAGGTAATCCTAATCTTAGAATTGTTATTAAAGATACAAATATTTATCTTGAAATAACAACACTTGAATCAACCACAAAAGAAACTAGGTTAAAATCTGACGGTAGCGTTACAAAATCAAAAATAACTTACAAAAAAATATTAACGCCAATATACATTCCACAAAAATTATCTAAAAAAACTGGCAAGATAAATGGATTTAACTATAAAAATAAACTACTTATGCAAGTAGTAAATGAAAATCCATATCAAGTTGAACTACTTCTTAGAGATGGAAAGATATATGCACATGTTACTTTTGAACTAGAAAAAACTGAAGTTACTAATAATTGCCATAATTTCATTATCGGAATTGATACTAATCCAGATGGTTTAGCATTAACTATGATAGATAACAAAGGCAATTATAAATGGCATTATTATTTAAAAAATACAGAACTTTTAACCGCAAGTAGTACCCGCAGAGTAAATCTATGCGGGGAACTAGCTAAATCAGTAGTTTGGGCATCAAAAACTTACGGATGTGGCATTGCTGTAGAGGATTTAAAGTTTATTAATGATAAGGATGTTCATTCAAAAATTGCAAGAAAAACATCACAGTTTTGTTATAGATTAATACTAACTATGCTTGAATCAGCTTGTTATAAAAATGGTGTTGAATTTATTAAAGTTAAACCACAATATACAAGTAAGATTGGTTTATATAAATATTGTCACCAGTATGGAATGGATGTTCATAACGGAGCGGCTATGGTTATAGCAAGGCGAAGTTATGGATTTAAAGAAAAAGTCCCGAAGCTATATAAGGGTTTCTTTAAGCCAATACCAATCATTAAAGATGGAAAATTAACTTATACTAATACGACTTATTCTAACGAATGGAGTAATTGGTTTAATGTTTCTGCGAGATTCAAAATGATACTTCAAAAGGATTGTTACCCAGGATTTGTTATTAAGAATCGTAAAGATATAAGAGATATGATACTTGCTTAA
- a CDS encoding class I SAM-dependent methyltransferase, translated as MEYMKLKEYWLSEEKKIFEGWNFSYIGERKSEEPLHWNYDKMVHQYLSANSILLDMGTGGGEHLLTLKHPYNNTFATEAYQPNFELCKKKLTPLGIDVRQVFNDNYLPFENDMFDVIINRQASFDMNEVYRLLKPNGLFITQQVGELNNKELRRFLISDFNETNANEHNLKNNLDLIKSKGFTILKADESFPKQRFLDVGALVYYARIIEWEFPKFSVDSCFNQLCQLQSIVEQKGFVESKQHRFVIVAQKFNHIN; from the coding sequence ATGGAATATATGAAGTTAAAAGAGTACTGGTTGTCAGAAGAGAAAAAGATATTTGAAGGGTGGAATTTTTCATATATTGGTGAAAGAAAATCGGAAGAACCCTTACATTGGAATTATGATAAGATGGTTCACCAATATTTAAGTGCCAATTCAATTTTATTGGATATGGGAACTGGTGGTGGGGAACATTTATTGACGCTAAAGCACCCTTACAACAATACATTTGCTACAGAGGCGTATCAACCTAACTTTGAATTGTGTAAAAAGAAACTAACACCACTTGGAATTGATGTTAGACAAGTTTTTAATGATAATTATTTGCCATTTGAAAATGACATGTTTGACGTCATAATAAACAGACAAGCGTCTTTTGATATGAACGAAGTTTATCGATTGTTAAAACCGAATGGCTTGTTTATTACTCAGCAAGTTGGTGAATTAAACAATAAGGAACTAAGAAGGTTTTTAATAAGTGATTTTAATGAAACTAACGCCAATGAACACAATTTAAAAAATAATCTGGATTTAATAAAAAGTAAAGGTTTTACTATTTTAAAAGCAGATGAGTCTTTTCCAAAACAGAGATTTTTGGATGTGGGAGCATTGGTTTATTATGCGAGAATTATCGAATGGGAATTCCCTAAGTTCTCTGTTGATAGTTGTTTTAATCAATTATGTCAATTGCAATCAATAGTTGAGCAAAAGGGCTTTGTTGAAAGCAAGCAACATAGATTTGTAATTGTTGCTCAAAAATTTAACCACATAAATTGA